One Paraburkholderia kururiensis DNA window includes the following coding sequences:
- a CDS encoding XdhC family protein has product MESVDLEVLKSSARWLEEGHRALLVTVVKTWGSSPRPEGAMLAVRDDGLVVGSVSGGCIEDDLIDRVRRLGIEQTHPESVKYGITAEEAHRFGLPCGGTIQLVLEPLTKAGGIGELCQAVEEGRLVARTLDMATGKATLGPALATDGVDFDGARLLTIHGPRYRMLVIGAGQLSRYLCQIAVGLDYQVTVCDPREEYTDVWDVPGTKIVRTMPDDTVLDMKLDERCAVIALTHDPKLDDLALMEALKTPAFYVGALGSRRNNAARRERLKEFDLNEAQLARLHGPVGIYIGSRTPPEIAVSILAEVTAAKNGVSLPTLLQVEGAKAAREIAANAGAACKV; this is encoded by the coding sequence ATGGAAAGCGTGGATCTCGAGGTCCTGAAGTCCAGCGCACGCTGGCTTGAAGAAGGACATCGCGCGCTGCTCGTCACAGTGGTGAAGACGTGGGGCTCGTCGCCTCGGCCCGAAGGCGCGATGCTCGCCGTGCGCGACGACGGGCTGGTGGTGGGCTCGGTATCGGGCGGCTGCATCGAAGACGATCTGATCGACCGCGTACGGCGGCTCGGCATCGAACAGACGCACCCGGAGAGCGTGAAGTACGGCATCACCGCGGAAGAAGCGCATCGCTTCGGACTGCCGTGCGGCGGCACGATCCAGCTGGTGCTGGAACCGCTGACGAAAGCGGGCGGCATCGGCGAACTATGCCAGGCCGTGGAGGAAGGGCGGCTCGTCGCGCGCACGTTGGACATGGCCACGGGCAAGGCGACACTCGGCCCCGCACTCGCCACCGACGGCGTGGATTTCGACGGCGCGCGCCTGCTCACTATTCACGGGCCGCGCTACCGCATGCTCGTGATCGGCGCGGGGCAGCTCTCGCGCTACCTCTGCCAGATCGCGGTGGGCCTCGACTACCAGGTGACCGTGTGCGATCCGCGCGAGGAATACACCGACGTGTGGGACGTGCCGGGCACGAAGATCGTCCGCACGATGCCCGACGACACCGTGCTCGACATGAAGCTCGACGAGCGCTGCGCGGTGATCGCGCTCACGCACGACCCGAAGCTCGACGACCTCGCGCTGATGGAGGCGCTCAAGACGCCCGCGTTCTACGTGGGCGCGCTGGGCTCGCGCCGCAACAACGCGGCGCGGCGCGAGCGTTTGAAGGAGTTCGACCTGAATGAAGCGCAGCTTGCGCGGCTGCATGGTCCGGTGGGCATCTACATCGGCAGCCGCACGCCGCCGGAGATTGCCGTCTCGATTCTGGCCGAGGTGACGGCCGCGAAGAACGGCGTTTCGCTGCCTACCCTGCTGCAAGTGGAAGGCGCGAAGGCTGCGCGCGAAATTGCAGCGAATGCGGGCGCGGCGTGCAAGGTGTAG
- a CDS encoding PepSY-associated TM helix domain-containing protein — MNAPESIDALSPMRSTPITAKPVAAAALQSTSTLPRIDDVEEAARRQRWRRANFIKWLRNVHGWIGLWGAVIGLMFGVTGFLLNHRGGPLKVSTGEPRVEQVQVALPDTPPRSPQEMMRWLQRELKIDGKPGRVRREPAHPVAWGDQRTVQPEFWQITLAAPGHSVQAEYWVGNGYVSVKNTSNTFFATLTNLHRGVGVSLVWVLLMDTIAGSLILLSLTGVLLWTELHKKRTVGVVLVLGSVAAALAAGLM; from the coding sequence TTGAACGCGCCTGAATCCATCGATGCCCTTTCTCCCATGCGGAGCACGCCCATCACGGCGAAACCGGTTGCCGCCGCGGCGCTGCAGAGCACGAGCACCCTTCCGCGCATCGACGACGTGGAAGAGGCCGCGCGTCGACAGCGTTGGCGGCGCGCGAACTTCATCAAGTGGCTGCGCAATGTGCACGGCTGGATCGGACTGTGGGGAGCCGTGATCGGGCTGATGTTCGGCGTGACGGGCTTCCTGCTCAACCATCGCGGGGGACCGCTGAAGGTGTCCACCGGCGAGCCGCGCGTCGAGCAGGTGCAGGTCGCGCTGCCTGACACGCCGCCTCGCTCGCCGCAGGAAATGATGCGTTGGCTTCAACGCGAACTGAAGATCGACGGCAAGCCGGGCCGTGTTCGTCGCGAGCCGGCTCACCCTGTGGCATGGGGCGATCAGCGTACCGTGCAGCCGGAGTTCTGGCAGATAACGCTCGCCGCACCCGGCCACAGCGTGCAGGCCGAATACTGGGTGGGCAACGGCTATGTTTCGGTGAAGAACACGAGCAACACGTTCTTCGCGACGCTCACGAACCTGCACCGCGGCGTGGGCGTGTCGTTGGTGTGGGTGCTGCTCATGGACACCATCGCGGGTTCGCTGATCCTGCTCTCGCTCACGGGCGTGCTGCTCTGGACCGAGCTGCACAAGAAGCGCACGGTCGGCGTGGTGCTGGTGTTGGGTTCAGTGGCAGCGGCGCTGGCGGCCGGGCTGATGTGA